Within the Desulfurella amilsii genome, the region ATTTGATCATGTAATAAATGGTGATGCCCAAGCTGGCCTTATAATTCACGAGGGCCAACTTACTTTTAAAGAATCTGGGTTAGAAAATATCTTTGATTTAGGTAAATGGTGGTTTGAAAAAACAAAATTACCCCTGCCTTTGGGTGTTAATGCAATAAAAAAGTCATTAGAAGAAAAAAGTTTAATATCAGATATATTGCAAAAAAGTATTTTGTATTCTCTAGAGCATAGAAGTGAAGCAGTAAAATACGCATTGCAATTTGCAAGAGGAATGCAAGAGTCACTGGCAGATCAATTTATTGGTATGTATGTAAATAAACTTACTGTAGATATGGGGGAAAATGGCATAAAAGCATCTCAGCTTTTGTTGGATGAATCCTATTACGCAGGTTTAATTAAAAAGAAAGTTAAAATAACACTTGTATAACGCAATTATTATTGGTGGTGGCACAAGCGGTCTTGCTTGTGCCTGTTTTTGTAATAAGGATACATTAGTTTTAGATAAGCAAAGAATAGGCAAGAAGTTATCCGTAGCTGGTAATTCTCGCGTAAACCTCACAAATCTTGCAGATTTAGATGATTTTATAAAAGCTTATATTCCAAATGGGAATTTTTTAAGAGATGCCTTTGGGGTTTTTTTTAGAGAAGAGCTGATTGATTTTGTAAGCAAACTTGGTTTGAAAACACAGATTGAAAACACTAAAGTATTTTTAAGTAATTCAAATGGAGAAGAATTTGTAAAAAGGATAAAAAACTACATTATAGGTAGAAAAGCGCAAATACATGAATATGAAAGGGTAACTAAAATTGAACAAAACAAACATTTTTTTGTGCATACTACGAAAAGTATTTATGAGGCTAAAAATATTGTTATTGCAACAGGTGGCTTGAGCTACCCAAAACTAGGTGCTTGCGCAGATGGTTATAATTTTGCAAAGTCCTTTGGACATAACATCGCTCCTACACAACCTTTTGAAACACCATTTTGTATTAAAGATGATTTATTCAAAAATTTAGATGGCATATCTTTAGATAATGTTGAAATTAAATACAAAAATAAAATATTTAGTGGAAATTTATTATTTACCCATTTTGGTTTGAGTGGCCCAACTATTTTAGATTTATCATGTTACACAAAAAATGGTGATAAAATTTATATCAATTTTTTAGGAAATGATAAGGAACATTTGCTAAAAGATCTAAATGATGAAAATAAGAATTTAAAATCTATCATTAAAAAATATTTACCAAAAAGGTTCGCAGAAAATATGTCAGAAAAAATACCATTTATCAAGAAAAAAATATTAGAAGTCTCCAAAAAAGATTTGAATTTATTATTGAACTTGATATTTAATTATAAAGTTACTGTAGAATTATGTGGTTTCGAAAGAGCTTTTGTAACAAAAGGTGGAGTATCTTTGAGAGAAGTTGATCCAAAATCCTGTGCTTCAAAGCTGGTTAAGGGTTTGTATTTCTGCGGTGAAGTGTTAGATATTGCTGGTACAATTGGCGGATTTAATATACAAGCAGCATTTTCTACAGGTTATCTTGTTTCTCAAAAACTTGGAAGCCTGCCATTAAAAAACATATAAAAACCTACTGATATTAAAAATACGCTCATAATATAAGTAACTAAATTTGTCTTTAAAAAATTGAATGAGTTTACAAAGAAGCCCATAAATACAGAAGCCAAAAGAAACGGTATGCCAAGACCCAGTGAGTATATAAAAAGTAACATTGCGCCTTCTGAGAGGCTAGCAGTATTTGCTGCAATTACAAGTATTGATGATAAAATTGGACCCACGCAGGGGCTCCAGCCAAATGCGAATAAAATACCAATTACAAAAGATGTTAACAGATTAACACTTTTTATTTTTACATCAATGCGCAAAAATTTGTAAATAAAGTCGATTTTTAATATATAAAAAATTCCAAATATTATTATTAAAATACCCGAGATTTTTGCCAGCAAAATCTTATTTGTAACTATTAAAGTGCCAATGTAGCTTGCACTTGTTCCCATTAGTGTAAAAATTACGCTAAAGCCCAATACAAATGCTATAGAGTTTATAATAGCCTTTTTGTATACATTTTTGTCCTTGGAGTTTTTAAGCTCTTTTATGGTAACACCAGAAATATATGAAATATAAATTGGTATTAATGGTAAAATGCATGGACTAATAAAAGATAAAATACCACCCAAAAAGGCACTCAAATACATCACATCCTCCCAAATAGATTATTAAAAAACATTTTGATTGGATTGTCAATAAGTTTAATATTTTGAGAGAAAAAGTAATTTATAAGCCTTTTTATAGAAATAGAAAAACTTGAGTCTGGATAGTACTGAATAATTGGTTTTTGGCTTTTAATTGAGTTTGGTAGAGTTTTATCAAACACACTATAGCTTGCCATTTCAAGTTTTGTATTTAAGAATTTCTCACATATATTATTCATGTTATTAAAAACATTTTGTGCCTCTTGTTTATCTTTTGCCATATTTATAAACATTTTTATATCTTTGCGTTTGTAGTTTAGAGTTAATATCTTAATTGTTGCATAAGCATCGGCAATTGAAGTAGGCTCAGGTGTAGCCACAATAACTATATCTATCGCATTTTTAAGCAATGTCATGACTTTTTTTGATATTCCAGCGCCTGTGTCTATCAACAACACGTCTGTTTGGCTTGCTAGTTCATTAAGTTTATCCATCAAATCAATTAAGTCATTTTCTGAAACATTTGATATGTCTTCTATGCCACTACCAGCTGGTATAATTTTTAGATTTTGGTTATAATCCACTATAATTTCTTCTAATCTTTTTGATTTATTTATTACATCAATTATGCTGTAATTTGTTTTTACGCCTAAAACAATATCTACATTTGCAAGGCCTAAATCGCCATCAAGCAGTATTACTTTTTTGTTGATATTGCTTAACGCAACAGCCATATTTGAAGTTATACTTGTTTTTCCTACACCGCCTTTGCCGCTAGAGACAGCTATGACTTTTTGGTTTTTTTTGTTAGTATCCACCAATTCTCTCAACTTTTTAGCCTGATCATTCATTTTCACCCTCTATTTTTGCTTTTTTGATAATAAATGAAGATATACCAAAAGGGTCTGCTTTTACGAGATCATCTGGCACATCTTGTCCAAAACTAATGTAAGAAATGGGTTTTTTTGTTTTAACAGCAAAATTAAGCATTGTGCCAGGTGTATTTGTTTCGTCTAATTTAGTAAGTAACAAACTATCAATCTTGAGTCTAGAAAATTTACCATAAATTTCCATACAGTCTTCTTCTTTAGTATTTAAAGCTAAAACTAAACTGATATGCATACCATTTTGATCATTAAATAAACTAAATGATTCTTCAAGACGCTTAATATCTTTTTGACTTCGACCAACTGTATCAATAAAAATTTTGTCATAACCACTAAATTCATTTATGGCTTTTTGTAAATCATCTCTTCCAAGACATACCTGCATAGGTATTTCCATAATTTTTGAATAGGTAAGTAGTTGATCAACGGCGCCTATGCGGTAAGTGTCAGTAGTTATGATGCTTACTTTTTTTTTGTTTTTTAACTTTTCTATTGCTGCAAGTTTTGCTATAGTTGTTGTTTTGCCCACACCGGTTGGACCTGTTAATACGACTATTTGTTCAGTTGGCTCTACTGTCTTAAAAAACTGGGACAAAAGAACGCTTAGGTAATCAATAGTGTAGTTGTCATCTTTGAGTTTTTCGGCATACAAATTATCATAAAGAGCTTTGGATATTTTAAAAGAATATTTTTTGTTTATACCTTTTTCATTCATAAAATTAAAATACTTTTGAACAGAAATGGGCAAATTGTAAATATCAATCTCACCTTCTTTTTTTGCCATGTATGATAGGCTGCTTTTTAGGTTGTCTAGGTCACTTTTAATACTTTCTACCACTTCTTGTAAGGGATTTTTTGTAGCATTTTTTAACAGATTTTCTAAATCTTGTATCTTTTTTTCAAGGTCTTGTTTGGATTGGTCGTTTTGTTTGGACTCGATTAAATTAGCAAAATCTTTTTTTTTGGTACTTTCTGGATGCTCGATAGCAGCTGTAACTTCAATAACCTCTCTTTTAAAAAAAGAAAAAAATGAACCTTTACGCACTTTTCTTGTAGATAAAATTACAGCTTCTTCGCCTAGCTCTTTTTTTATTTTTTTAATAGCTTCTTGAAGATTGTTTGCCTCGAATGTTTTTATTATCATAATTCAATTGTGTCTATCGTCTTAATTTCTACATTATTGGCAATTTCTGAGTAAGACAAAACAATAATCCTTGGGAAGAATTTATCAAGAAAAGCTTTAAAATGCCTTCTGACTCTTGGTGAGGTCACAATTATAGGCTCAATCCCATTTTCTGCGGCTCTTGCAATTTGATTTTGTGTGGATTGCATAAGCTTATCACCAATATTTGGTGGAAGATTCATATATGAATAACCATTTTCTTCTTTAATGTTTGCAGTTAACACGCCTTCTACACTAGAGCCCAATAGTATTACATTTAACACATTGTTTTCATTTTTGTATTTGTTTGTAATATGATAGGCTAGGGCACTTCTTACATGTTCTGTTAGTAAATCCAAATCCTTAGTGTGCGGTGCCCAGTCGGCAAGCGTTTCAAAAATTGTTAATAAATCTCTAATAGGCACCTGTTCCTTAAGCAGATTTTTTAATATCCTATGTACTTGTCCAAGCGATAAATACTGTCCTAACTCTTCTATAACTTTGGGGTAATCACCTTTTAGATTTTCAAGCAGTTTGTTTGCATCTTGTCTGGTAAATATGTCGTAAATGTTTCTTTTAATAAGCTCGGTTATATGCGTGATAATTACCGTTACAGGATCCACTACTGTGTATCCTGCTACTATTGCTTCATTCTTCTTTTCTTTTTCAATCCATATTGCCTGCAAACCAAACGCTGGTTCTTTTGTAGAAATGCCTTCTATTTGTTTTAATGGAGCAGGTGACATAGCAAGGAGTCTATCTGGTTCAATTTTATATCTACCAACTTCAATGCCTTTTATTAAAAAAATATATTCATTTTTATCTAATGTGAGATTGTCCCTTATCCTGATAGAGGAAATTATTACGCCAATATCTAACGCCAGTTGCTTCCGCATTAATTTTATTCTATTGAGCAGATTACCGCCTTCGGCTTCTTCTGTTAGATGTATCAAGCCATAGCCTATCTCAAGTTCAAGTACATTAATTTTCA harbors:
- a CDS encoding cytochrome c biogenesis CcdA family protein; the encoded protein is MSAFLGGILSFISPCILPLIPIYISYISGVTIKELKNSKDKNVYKKAIINSIAFVLGFSVIFTLMGTSASYIGTLIVTNKILLAKISGILIIIFGIFYILKIDFIYKFLRIDVKIKSVNLLTSFVIGILFAFGWSPCVGPILSSILVIAANTASLSEGAMLLFIYSLGLGIPFLLASVFMGFFVNSFNFLKTNLVTYIMSVFLISVGFYMFFNGRLPSF
- the flhF gene encoding flagellar biosynthesis protein FlhF; protein product: MIIKTFEANNLQEAIKKIKKELGEEAVILSTRKVRKGSFFSFFKREVIEVTAAIEHPESTKKKDFANLIESKQNDQSKQDLEKKIQDLENLLKNATKNPLQEVVESIKSDLDNLKSSLSYMAKKEGEIDIYNLPISVQKYFNFMNEKGINKKYSFKISKALYDNLYAEKLKDDNYTIDYLSVLLSQFFKTVEPTEQIVVLTGPTGVGKTTTIAKLAAIEKLKNKKKVSIITTDTYRIGAVDQLLTYSKIMEIPMQVCLGRDDLQKAINEFSGYDKIFIDTVGRSQKDIKRLEESFSLFNDQNGMHISLVLALNTKEEDCMEIYGKFSRLKIDSLLLTKLDETNTPGTMLNFAVKTKKPISYISFGQDVPDDLVKADPFGISSFIIKKAKIEGENE
- a CDS encoding MinD/ParA family protein yields the protein MNDQAKKLRELVDTNKKNQKVIAVSSGKGGVGKTSITSNMAVALSNINKKVILLDGDLGLANVDIVLGVKTNYSIIDVINKSKRLEEIIVDYNQNLKIIPAGSGIEDISNVSENDLIDLMDKLNELASQTDVLLIDTGAGISKKVMTLLKNAIDIVIVATPEPTSIADAYATIKILTLNYKRKDIKMFINMAKDKQEAQNVFNNMNNICEKFLNTKLEMASYSVFDKTLPNSIKSQKPIIQYYPDSSFSISIKRLINYFFSQNIKLIDNPIKMFFNNLFGRM
- a CDS encoding NAD(P)/FAD-dependent oxidoreductase produces the protein MYNAIIIGGGTSGLACACFCNKDTLVLDKQRIGKKLSVAGNSRVNLTNLADLDDFIKAYIPNGNFLRDAFGVFFREELIDFVSKLGLKTQIENTKVFLSNSNGEEFVKRIKNYIIGRKAQIHEYERVTKIEQNKHFFVHTTKSIYEAKNIVIATGGLSYPKLGACADGYNFAKSFGHNIAPTQPFETPFCIKDDLFKNLDGISLDNVEIKYKNKIFSGNLLFTHFGLSGPTILDLSCYTKNGDKIYINFLGNDKEHLLKDLNDENKNLKSIIKKYLPKRFAENMSEKIPFIKKKILEVSKKDLNLLLNLIFNYKVTVELCGFERAFVTKGGVSLREVDPKSCASKLVKGLYFCGEVLDIAGTIGGFNIQAAFSTGYLVSQKLGSLPLKNI
- a CDS encoding menaquinone biosynthesis family protein encodes the protein MKKLTLAHSPDSDDAFMFYALNIKAIETHGYEFDQVLSDIQTLNEKALNGVYDITAISLAAYPLIEDKYDILKSGASMGFKYGPIIVAKKQMSLDELKKSKIAIPGVYTSAFLELQLLLGKDLDTLVVPFNKVFDHVINGDAQAGLIIHEGQLTFKESGLENIFDLGKWWFEKTKLPLPLGVNAIKKSLEEKSLISDILQKSILYSLEHRSEAVKYALQFARGMQESLADQFIGMYVNKLTVDMGENGIKASQLLLDESYYAGLIKKKVKITLV